A part of Paenibacillus donghaensis genomic DNA contains:
- a CDS encoding response regulator, producing the protein MDIKVLIVEDDPMVAKFNRHYLEQMEGFQFVGWAASGDEAKRLLDEQEVDLILLDIYMPHTNGIQLLTALREQGLAVDVIVISAASDNVSIRRMLQYGAVDYLIKPFEFTRFQAALTAYREEHQLIKRGENLSQEQLDKLVRYSGLDTKAAAAEGLPKGLTEETLASIWSIISGLPQAVFSTEDITQAVPLSRISVRKYLAFLTEIKVLSMESSYGAVGRPMYMYKVTNEGEDLISKYCGRLL; encoded by the coding sequence ATGGATATTAAAGTCCTGATTGTTGAAGATGATCCGATGGTAGCCAAATTTAACCGCCATTATCTGGAGCAGATGGAAGGCTTCCAATTCGTAGGCTGGGCCGCATCGGGAGATGAGGCGAAACGCTTGCTTGATGAGCAGGAGGTGGACCTCATTCTGCTGGATATCTATATGCCGCATACGAATGGAATCCAGCTGCTGACAGCTCTGCGGGAGCAGGGGCTTGCCGTCGATGTGATTGTAATCTCGGCCGCGAGCGACAATGTCAGCATCCGCAGAATGCTGCAGTATGGAGCTGTGGACTATCTGATCAAGCCTTTTGAATTCACCCGCTTCCAGGCCGCGCTTACTGCCTACCGGGAAGAGCATCAGCTGATCAAACGGGGAGAGAACCTCAGTCAGGAACAGCTGGATAAGCTGGTGCGGTATAGTGGGTTAGATACTAAAGCAGCAGCGGCAGAGGGATTGCCAAAAGGACTGACAGAAGAGACGCTCGCCAGTATCTGGTCGATTATAAGCGGACTTCCCCAGGCTGTGTTCTCCACAGAGGATATCACACAGGCTGTACCCCTATCGCGTATTTCTGTCCGTAAATACCTCGCTTTCCTGACAGAAATCAAGGTATTGTCGATGGAGAGCAGCTATGGTGCGGTGGGCAGACCGATGTACATGTATAAGGTAACTAATGAAGGCGAAGATTTGATTTCCAAGTATTGCGGCCGATTACTTTAA
- a CDS encoding pyridoxamine 5'-phosphate oxidase family protein — protein sequence MCEAFLKTGYDDPDVILIKVYAEAAEYWKSGNLAEKVMYMFKRITNQDTGELNLNQTVELE from the coding sequence ATTTGCGAGGCGTTCCTGAAGACCGGCTATGATGACCCGGATGTAATTCTGATTAAGGTCTATGCCGAAGCAGCCGAATACTGGAAAAGCGGGAACCTGGCCGAGAAGGTGATGTACATGTTCAAGCGGATCACCAACCAGGATACCGGAGAGCTGAACCTCAACCAGACCGTCGAGTTAGAGTAG
- a CDS encoding RNA polymerase sigma factor — protein sequence MEEKIRRIQAGDAHLFSDVIRLYQQRIYLYCFRLLNSREEAEDAVQDVLIKAYQNIGQYKPQADFVSWLYKIAYHHCLNQLRRQKFQLQLRELLRQEVAVNSAEQMVENRLFSEPVSAALGKLNVEDRNLLILRIYEDKSFAEIGEILGVSTATARKRYERTKGKLKKVLERKEKQLWTRVN from the coding sequence ATGGAAGAGAAGATTAGGAGGATACAGGCCGGAGATGCCCACCTGTTCTCAGATGTAATCAGGCTGTACCAGCAGCGGATATACCTCTACTGCTTCCGGCTGCTGAACAGCAGGGAAGAGGCGGAGGATGCGGTGCAGGATGTCCTGATTAAGGCCTATCAGAATATCGGGCAATACAAGCCGCAGGCGGATTTCGTATCATGGCTCTACAAGATCGCTTACCACCATTGTCTGAATCAGTTGCGGCGGCAGAAATTTCAGCTTCAACTGCGCGAGCTGCTCCGGCAGGAGGTTGCGGTGAACAGCGCCGAACAAATGGTCGAGAACCGCCTGTTCAGCGAGCCGGTCTCGGCCGCCCTGGGGAAGCTGAATGTGGAAGACCGGAATTTGTTGATTCTGCGTATTTATGAAGATAAATCGTTTGCGGAAATCGGCGAAATTCTGGGCGTCAGTACGGCTACCGCACGCAAAAGATATGAACGGACCAAAGGCAAGCTTAAAAAGGTGTTGGAGAGAAAGGAGAAACAACTATGGACAAGAGTGAATTAA
- a CDS encoding DUF4367 domain-containing protein yields MDKSELTSEERFLKHGDRSANFIPVDVHEPVMKALGLGGTLPAAEEQTPLQTHPPNGGAPNVMRRLKTEAGTGRSRRRILRIPVQGWVAALLVMVLLGGGYTQYSGELRQGAGAQYKVLPYKPLPATTSGGMIEKTEEPLVYLLPEVPLSKDSKGYKENKLNEMKRSKAYNILEKLLPPGEYASYVMSRTDQKDASFGVSTYRPLLTFKDYAAYKTSVEKYNAPIVMQPGYMPEGYALDQANINPSFLKHSDEKQLEGGSEKDLGDNFRMTWRVEKAENIGYFTSSLVYKKGKVQVKINASRVDDKSKPAYSLPWNKNTKVENIEIDGKQLIYVDNSSNKEIDMGSMYNLYWSDPEAQIVYSVGVRQKDSELTKDEIIRIAASMMN; encoded by the coding sequence ATGGACAAGAGTGAATTAACCTCGGAGGAGCGGTTTCTGAAGCACGGAGACCGGTCTGCCAATTTCATCCCCGTTGATGTTCATGAACCGGTAATGAAAGCGCTCGGGCTTGGAGGGACCTTACCTGCTGCAGAAGAGCAGACCCCTCTGCAGACACATCCGCCAAACGGAGGGGCTCCTAACGTTATGCGCAGGCTAAAGACAGAAGCCGGAACGGGGCGGAGCCGGAGGCGAATCCTGCGGATTCCGGTGCAGGGCTGGGTGGCGGCACTCCTTGTAATGGTCTTGCTGGGCGGCGGCTATACCCAGTATTCCGGTGAACTCCGGCAGGGGGCTGGAGCTCAGTATAAGGTGCTGCCGTATAAGCCGCTTCCGGCGACGACATCAGGCGGTATGATAGAGAAGACGGAAGAACCCCTGGTATACCTTCTTCCCGAGGTACCGCTGAGCAAAGATAGTAAAGGCTACAAAGAGAATAAACTCAACGAAATGAAAAGGTCAAAGGCCTACAACATCCTTGAGAAGCTGCTGCCTCCTGGGGAGTATGCCTCTTATGTTATGTCACGTACAGATCAGAAAGATGCTTCTTTTGGAGTTAGCACATACCGTCCGCTGCTCACATTCAAGGACTATGCCGCCTATAAGACCAGTGTAGAGAAGTACAACGCTCCGATAGTGATGCAGCCGGGGTATATGCCGGAAGGCTATGCCTTGGACCAGGCAAACATCAATCCTTCTTTCTTGAAACATTCAGATGAGAAGCAGCTTGAGGGCGGAAGCGAGAAAGACCTGGGAGACAACTTCCGGATGACGTGGAGAGTAGAGAAAGCGGAGAACATTGGCTATTTCACTTCTTCACTGGTGTACAAGAAGGGGAAGGTTCAGGTGAAAATCAATGCCTCACGTGTTGATGACAAAAGTAAACCTGCATATTCGTTGCCGTGGAACAAAAATACAAAGGTAGAGAATATTGAGATTGACGGCAAGCAGCTCATTTATGTCGATAACTCCAGCAACAAGGAGATCGACATGGGGTCTATGTATAACCTATACTGGTCTGACCCCGAAGCGCAGATTGTCTATTCCGTGGGGGTTCGCCAGAAGGATTCCGAATTAACCAAGGATGAGATCATCCGCATTGCCGCGAGTATGATGAATTAA
- a CDS encoding flavocytochrome c, with the protein MRKSKLALKAGMVGMLLSMLILPACSNSDETTDIVIVGGGGAGMTAAIEAHNKGASVILVEKMPMLGGNTVRAEGGLNAAGTPYQKAAGIEDSPELHYQDTMTGGHNLNNPDLVRTLTENAAASVEFLKENGAELSEVGRAGGASVNRIHRPAGGEAAGNFIVVALKKKLQDEKIDVRLQTTATEIIKNEEGTVTGIKVKDKEGKESTIQAKAIILAAGGFGANLEMVTKYQPGLAGFSTTNHAGATGDGTTMAEQIGVKLVDMKEIQIHPTTIPGKGVLITEGVRGDGAILVNAEGKRFTNELLTRDVVSKNILAQTDKIAYIIFNDELRANLKATEVYFGMDLVKQGDTVEQLASEIGVDPAALAETVSKYSGYVADKNDADFQRPDLTLSLATGKYYAIQVTPGIHHTMGGVAINTKAEVLDTSDQIIPGLYAAGEVTGGVHGANRLGGNALADIVTYGRIAAEEAVHSLGSK; encoded by the coding sequence ATGAGAAAAAGCAAATTGGCCTTAAAGGCCGGTATGGTTGGAATGCTGTTGAGTATGCTTATCCTTCCAGCTTGCAGTAACAGTGATGAAACTACAGATATCGTGATTGTCGGCGGCGGCGGTGCAGGCATGACGGCGGCCATTGAAGCGCATAACAAGGGTGCCAGTGTCATTCTGGTGGAGAAGATGCCAATGCTTGGCGGCAACACTGTGCGGGCGGAAGGCGGACTTAATGCCGCAGGAACACCTTATCAGAAAGCTGCGGGCATTGAAGACAGCCCAGAGCTGCATTATCAGGATACGATGACTGGCGGACATAATCTGAATAATCCTGATCTGGTCCGCACGTTGACAGAGAATGCTGCGGCTTCTGTGGAGTTTCTGAAGGAGAACGGTGCAGAGCTGTCTGAGGTTGGCCGGGCGGGAGGCGCCAGTGTGAACCGGATTCATCGGCCAGCCGGCGGTGAAGCTGCGGGCAACTTCATCGTAGTGGCGCTGAAGAAGAAGCTGCAGGATGAGAAGATTGACGTGAGACTGCAGACTACAGCGACGGAGATTATCAAGAATGAGGAAGGAACCGTTACAGGCATCAAGGTGAAGGATAAAGAGGGCAAAGAATCCACCATTCAGGCCAAGGCGATAATTCTGGCAGCCGGCGGTTTCGGAGCCAATCTTGAGATGGTCACCAAATATCAGCCTGGGCTGGCAGGATTCTCCACAACCAACCATGCAGGGGCAACCGGCGACGGAACAACCATGGCGGAGCAAATCGGCGTCAAGCTGGTAGATATGAAGGAAATCCAGATCCACCCGACTACGATCCCCGGCAAAGGCGTGCTGATCACGGAAGGCGTGCGCGGAGACGGAGCCATTCTGGTCAATGCGGAAGGCAAACGTTTCACCAATGAGCTGCTGACCCGTGATGTGGTGTCGAAGAATATTCTGGCTCAGACCGACAAAATCGCCTATATCATTTTTAATGATGAGCTGCGCGCCAATCTGAAAGCTACCGAGGTTTACTTCGGGATGGACCTGGTTAAACAAGGCGATACCGTTGAACAGCTGGCAAGCGAAATTGGCGTAGATCCGGCAGCTCTGGCAGAAACGGTTTCGAAGTACAGCGGATATGTTGCTGATAAGAATGATGCCGACTTCCAGCGTCCAGACCTGACGTTGTCCCTGGCTACCGGCAAATATTATGCAATCCAGGTGACGCCCGGCATCCACCATACTATGGGCGGTGTAGCCATCAATACCAAAGCCGAGGTGCTGGATACTTCGGATCAGATCATCCCGGGGTTATACGCAGCGGGTGAAGTCACTGGCGGTGTACATGGGGCGAATCGTCTGGGCGGCAACGCACTGGCGGATATCGTAACCTATGGCCGGATCGCAGCGGAGGAAGCAGTCCATTCGTTAGGCAGCAAGTAA
- a CDS encoding FMN-binding protein — protein MNRTKKWAMTGALAALIALTAGCSSGGQYVDGTYEGTGKGASSDIKVSVEVKDEKIASIEVVEQKETQSMLDATIETTIPEIIEKQTTEGVDALSGASGSSGGVIEAVSKALETAKK, from the coding sequence ATGAACAGAACCAAGAAATGGGCTATGACTGGTGCGCTTGCTGCACTGATTGCATTGACGGCGGGGTGCTCCTCCGGAGGGCAATATGTAGATGGCACTTATGAAGGCACAGGCAAAGGCGCCAGCAGTGATATCAAGGTTTCGGTTGAAGTGAAGGATGAGAAAATCGCCAGCATTGAAGTTGTGGAACAGAAGGAAACCCAGTCCATGCTGGATGCGACTATCGAAACTACCATTCCGGAAATTATCGAGAAGCAGACCACAGAAGGTGTAGACGCCTTATCCGGTGCTTCCGGTTCCAGCGGCGGCGTGATTGAAGCGGTAAGCAAGGCGCTTGAAACTGCGAAGAAGTAA
- a CDS encoding NAD(P)/FAD-dependent oxidoreductase, which translates to MRLNSGQLPWENTLTNPPVYPVLQEDIHCDYLIVGGGMGGAMAAYRMSLEGADMVLIDKRAVGTGSTHANTGLLQITNDKSLTACMNTFGRTNGLLFYQLCQKSMNTILELPGKLDIDPLIIPRSTLLYASVPADVPALREEYKNLVDNGFDTEFWEEDQIAAHYSFSKPAALFSRGDAETNPFRMVCSLIDRAAKQGVRVFEHTEALHYDYNEDGVVCHTAGGLIFAKNVIFALGYETQQMKKDRGAELINTYAIKTRPLKQMPKWHERSLLWETARPYLFFRTTEDGCMIAGGKDEALTDPERRDIRVLSQSQRLLEELEALFPEIKGTEVEFAWGSVFGSTRDGLPYIGPHPKYPHCYFIEGYGGNGTVFSMIAAELLADTLAGIHRPELELFSLTRTAKPNPDGSEPLPSKV; encoded by the coding sequence ATGAGATTAAACAGCGGACAGCTGCCCTGGGAAAATACTTTAACTAATCCTCCGGTTTATCCGGTTCTGCAGGAAGATATTCACTGCGATTATCTGATCGTAGGCGGCGGCATGGGCGGGGCAATGGCTGCCTACCGGATGTCACTTGAAGGGGCAGACATGGTCCTGATTGATAAAAGGGCGGTCGGCACCGGAAGCACCCATGCCAATACTGGACTGCTGCAAATTACCAATGACAAGTCGCTGACCGCTTGCATGAATACCTTCGGAAGAACGAACGGACTTCTTTTTTACCAATTGTGCCAGAAAAGTATGAATACTATTCTGGAGCTGCCGGGCAAGCTCGATATTGACCCGCTGATCATCCCACGCAGCACTCTGCTGTATGCCAGTGTCCCGGCAGACGTTCCAGCTCTGCGTGAGGAGTATAAGAATCTGGTCGATAACGGCTTCGACACGGAGTTCTGGGAGGAGGATCAGATTGCTGCACATTATTCCTTCTCCAAACCGGCGGCCTTGTTCTCCCGTGGAGATGCGGAGACCAATCCCTTCCGCATGGTGTGCAGCCTGATTGACAGAGCCGCCAAGCAGGGCGTGCGGGTGTTTGAGCATACTGAAGCACTGCATTATGACTACAACGAAGATGGTGTAGTTTGCCACACGGCGGGCGGCCTTATCTTTGCGAAGAACGTGATTTTTGCCCTGGGGTATGAAACACAGCAGATGAAAAAAGACCGGGGAGCCGAACTGATCAATACCTATGCCATCAAGACGCGTCCGCTTAAGCAGATGCCGAAGTGGCATGAGCGGAGTCTGCTCTGGGAAACCGCCCGCCCGTATCTGTTTTTCCGCACAACGGAGGACGGATGCATGATCGCCGGAGGCAAGGATGAGGCGCTGACCGACCCGGAGCGCCGCGATATCCGCGTCCTGTCCCAGAGCCAGCGGCTACTGGAAGAGCTGGAAGCCTTGTTTCCCGAGATCAAGGGAACCGAAGTCGAGTTCGCCTGGGGTTCAGTCTTCGGCTCCACCCGCGACGGGTTGCCGTATATCGGCCCGCATCCTAAGTATCCGCATTGCTACTTCATTGAAGGTTATGGCGGCAACGGTACAGTCTTCAGCATGATCGCAGCCGAGCTGCTGGCTGACACACTGGCCGGCATTCACCGCCCGGAGCTGGAGCTGTTCTCGCTGACGCGCACAGCGAAGCCTAATCCGGACGGGAGCGAACCGCTTCCGTCCAAGGTATAA
- a CDS encoding spore coat protein produces MNGANGSQFMPDEDLLNTVLADLKRTVREYTTAATESNCPKVRQAFNDLTMDTLRLQGDLYTNMSQMNMYPAPSQALRQDVDKQIQTAQQTQQKCQQFVQQKTSGAGSYAQDPNVLQHQANVQAHNPSYM; encoded by the coding sequence ATGAATGGAGCAAACGGTTCACAATTTATGCCGGATGAGGATTTGTTAAATACTGTATTGGCCGACTTGAAACGGACGGTGCGGGAATATACCACAGCTGCTACAGAATCGAATTGTCCGAAGGTCCGCCAAGCCTTTAACGATCTGACCATGGATACGCTACGTCTTCAGGGTGATCTGTACACGAATATGTCGCAGATGAATATGTACCCGGCTCCGTCCCAGGCGCTGCGCCAGGATGTGGACAAGCAGATACAGACGGCGCAGCAGACTCAGCAGAAATGCCAGCAGTTTGTCCAGCAGAAGACAAGCGGCGCCGGCAGCTATGCCCAGGACCCGAACGTCCTCCAGCATCAAGCCAATGTACAGGCTCATAACCCTAGTTATATGTAA
- a CDS encoding Lrp/AsnC family transcriptional regulator encodes MNAMNDLKRKVLELLKEDARSSTDLMATLLGADEADVKSVIEQMEKDHVIVKYATVVNWDKVDDERVTALIEVQITPERGRGFEGIAERIYLYPQVKSVYLMSGAYDLLVEVEGRNLREVANFVSEKLSPIDAVLSTKTNFTLKKYKQDGIIFEEHEEDNRLMISP; translated from the coding sequence ATGAACGCAATGAATGATTTGAAGAGGAAAGTGCTGGAACTGCTCAAGGAGGATGCGAGAAGCTCTACGGATCTGATGGCAACCCTGCTTGGGGCGGATGAGGCTGACGTGAAGTCTGTGATTGAGCAGATGGAGAAGGACCACGTGATTGTTAAATATGCCACAGTGGTGAATTGGGATAAAGTTGACGATGAGCGCGTGACGGCTCTGATTGAAGTGCAGATTACACCGGAACGCGGCCGCGGCTTCGAGGGGATTGCGGAACGTATCTATCTGTATCCACAGGTGAAATCCGTATATCTGATGTCCGGTGCGTACGACCTGCTGGTTGAAGTGGAAGGGCGCAATCTGCGTGAGGTCGCGAATTTCGTATCCGAGAAGCTGTCGCCTATCGACGCCGTACTTTCCACCAAAACAAACTTTACGCTCAAAAAATACAAACAGGACGGGATCATCTTTGAAGAGCACGAGGAAGACAACCGTCTGATGATCTCTCCATAA
- a CDS encoding aminotransferase class I/II-fold pyridoxal phosphate-dependent enzyme yields MITNKTQLNGDTHKSMNSYLAPLVQQIQPSGIRKFFDLAAGSKDIISLGVGEPDFKTPWHVREACVYSLEKGFTGYTSNAGMPELREGIAQYLHTRFAVEYNPANQIIATVGGSEAIDLALRALISPGDEILIPEPCYISYSPITAIGGGIPVGIETFGENHFKLTAADLEAKITPRSKILILCYPSNPTGAIMSREDWEPIAKVVEKHDLIVISDEIYAELTYGSNHVSFASLPGMIDRTILVSGFSKAFAMTGWRMGYACGHPDLISAMLKIHQYTVMCAPSMGQVAALEALTNGMEEKDRMADSYNQRRRLIVKGLRDAGLDCHEPQGAFYAFPSIQRTGLTSDQFAQRLLLEYKVAAVPGSVFGLGGEGYLRCSYATSVAQLNEAVERIGAFVTQLESERTQ; encoded by the coding sequence ATGATTACTAACAAAACGCAGCTAAACGGTGATACCCATAAATCGATGAATTCCTATCTGGCCCCGCTGGTGCAGCAGATTCAGCCTTCGGGGATCCGCAAGTTTTTTGATCTTGCTGCAGGCAGCAAGGATATTATCTCACTCGGGGTGGGCGAACCGGATTTCAAAACACCTTGGCATGTGAGAGAAGCCTGTGTCTATTCCCTGGAAAAAGGATTCACCGGCTATACCTCCAATGCAGGCATGCCGGAGCTTCGGGAGGGCATCGCCCAGTATTTGCACACCCGCTTCGCCGTAGAATATAATCCCGCCAACCAGATTATCGCTACGGTTGGCGGCAGCGAGGCCATTGATCTTGCGCTCCGCGCGCTGATCTCACCGGGAGATGAAATTCTGATCCCTGAGCCTTGCTATATCTCCTATTCTCCAATTACGGCGATTGGCGGGGGCATACCGGTCGGCATTGAAACATTCGGTGAGAATCACTTCAAGCTGACAGCAGCAGACCTGGAAGCGAAGATTACGCCGCGTTCCAAGATTCTGATCCTCTGCTACCCGAGTAATCCGACAGGCGCGATCATGAGCCGCGAGGACTGGGAGCCGATTGCCAAGGTGGTGGAGAAGCATGATCTGATCGTAATTTCAGATGAAATCTATGCCGAGCTGACCTATGGCAGCAATCATGTCAGCTTCGCCTCCCTGCCGGGGATGATTGACCGCACCATTCTGGTCAGCGGCTTCTCCAAAGCCTTCGCCATGACCGGATGGCGCATGGGTTATGCCTGCGGCCACCCGGATCTGATCTCTGCGATGCTGAAGATCCACCAATATACCGTAATGTGTGCCCCATCGATGGGCCAGGTGGCTGCGCTGGAGGCGCTGACCAACGGGATGGAAGAGAAAGACCGGATGGCGGATTCCTACAACCAGCGCCGCCGCCTGATCGTCAAAGGCCTGCGGGATGCGGGACTGGACTGCCATGAGCCGCAGGGCGCATTTTATGCTTTTCCGAGCATCCAGCGGACCGGACTAACCTCCGACCAATTCGCCCAGCGGCTGCTGCTGGAGTATAAGGTGGCGGCGGTTCCGGGCAGTGTGTTCGGGCTTGGGGGCGAAGGGTATCTGCGCTGCTCCTATGCAACCTCTGTGGCGCAGCTGAACGAGGCGGTTGAGCGGATCGGTGCATTCGTCACACAATTAGAATCTGAACGTACACAATAG
- a CDS encoding aspartyl-phosphate phosphatase Spo0E family protein, whose protein sequence is MIVLSADYYLPSYGGNSFPGNGKRPVKGEPSERCLTLEDEIRILRSRMEQLFTQENSFTSDSVIEISILLDLKINEYMKGRTVGK, encoded by the coding sequence ATGATTGTGCTCAGCGCCGATTATTATTTACCTTCCTATGGCGGAAACAGTTTCCCGGGAAACGGGAAGCGGCCTGTCAAAGGTGAACCTTCTGAACGCTGTCTCACATTGGAAGACGAAATTCGGATACTCCGCAGCAGGATGGAACAGTTGTTTACTCAGGAGAACTCTTTCACCTCAGACAGTGTGATAGAAATCAGTATTCTACTTGATCTAAAGATAAATGAATACATGAAGGGGCGCACGGTCGGCAAATAG
- a CDS encoding cob(I)yrinic acid a,c-diamide adenosyltransferase, protein MAIYTRTGDQGQTSVIGGRVGKDDVRVEAYGTIDELNCFVGQARSLMEEEQYADLREQLLEIQHELFDCGSDLAFVKLSEGKYKVKAEMAERLESWIDSLQAENPQLERFILPGGSQLSSVVHVCRTVCRRAERRAVTLGRSSDINPQAVIYLNRLSDYFFALARTANTRAGIADVEYVRSKKVFRN, encoded by the coding sequence ATGGCGATATATACAAGAACGGGCGATCAAGGACAAACCTCGGTGATTGGCGGCCGGGTGGGGAAGGATGATGTGCGGGTAGAGGCCTACGGGACGATCGATGAGCTGAACTGTTTCGTGGGGCAGGCGCGGAGTCTGATGGAGGAGGAGCAGTATGCTGATCTGCGCGAGCAGCTGCTGGAGATCCAGCATGAGCTGTTTGATTGCGGCTCTGATCTGGCTTTTGTGAAGCTTAGTGAGGGCAAATATAAGGTGAAGGCTGAAATGGCGGAGCGGCTGGAATCCTGGATTGATAGTCTGCAGGCGGAGAATCCGCAGCTGGAACGGTTTATTCTGCCGGGGGGGAGCCAGCTGTCCTCGGTGGTGCATGTCTGCCGCACCGTCTGCCGCCGCGCGGAACGGCGTGCGGTGACACTGGGACGTAGTAGCGACATCAATCCCCAAGCAGTGATTTATCTTAACCGGCTGTCGGATTATTTCTTCGCGCTGGCCCGGACGGCCAATACAAGAGCAGGCATTGCTGACGTGGAATATGTGCGCAGCAAAAAGGTGTTCCGCAACTGA
- a CDS encoding RluA family pseudouridine synthase — MADYYSPIAYIVPPLEDGWQLKTILQKRMEVSRKLLSRLKQTEQGIMLNGKRVYISVRVAAGDTVEIRMEQEVSEDILPQPIPFAILYEDEQLLVVNKEAGIIVHPTHGHYTDTLANGVVHYWAMRGERFRFRPVHRLDQETSGVLVIAKNPYAHQHISEQMIAGTVDKRYAALVHGVPAQPRGDIDGPIDRDPAEPHRRIVTPDGYPSLTRYEVKEIYSGGSRVELKLESGRTHQIRVHMTSIGCPLIGDGMYRHSLYSETVPGGGPAEAAQAGPLAQVAALDAAMPRQALHAVRLTFRHPVLLHEMTFEAPLPPDMAALEQLLAEGGSGTDAM, encoded by the coding sequence ATGGCAGACTACTATTCACCTATTGCTTATATAGTACCGCCTCTGGAGGATGGCTGGCAGCTGAAGACCATTCTTCAGAAGAGGATGGAGGTATCGCGTAAGCTGCTGTCCCGGCTCAAGCAAACAGAGCAGGGCATTATGCTGAACGGGAAACGCGTCTATATCAGTGTCCGCGTTGCCGCGGGAGATACGGTCGAGATCCGGATGGAACAAGAGGTCTCGGAGGATATTTTGCCGCAGCCGATTCCGTTTGCAATTCTGTATGAGGATGAACAGCTGCTGGTGGTCAACAAGGAGGCCGGGATTATCGTGCATCCCACGCATGGGCATTATACCGATACCCTTGCCAATGGCGTGGTCCACTATTGGGCCATGCGCGGGGAACGCTTCCGCTTCCGCCCGGTGCATCGACTGGACCAGGAGACCTCCGGCGTGCTGGTCATCGCCAAGAATCCCTATGCGCATCAGCATATCTCCGAGCAGATGATTGCCGGAACGGTGGACAAGCGCTACGCCGCGTTGGTCCACGGCGTACCTGCGCAGCCGCGCGGCGATATCGACGGTCCGATCGACCGCGATCCTGCGGAGCCGCACCGGCGCATCGTTACGCCGGACGGATACCCGTCCTTGACCCGGTATGAGGTCAAGGAGATCTATTCCGGCGGCTCCAGGGTTGAACTGAAGCTGGAGAGCGGACGCACCCACCAGATTCGGGTGCACATGACCTCGATCGGCTGCCCGCTGATCGGGGATGGCATGTACCGGCACAGTCTGTATAGCGAGACTGTGCCCGGCGGCGGGCCTGCTGAGGCCGCACAGGCCGGACCGCTGGCGCAGGTGGCCGCACTCGACGCGGCAATGCCGCGCCAGGCGCTGCACGCCGTGCGGCTGACGTTCAGGCATCCCGTGCTGCTGCACGAGATGACCTTCGAGGCGCCGCTGCCGCCGGACATGGCAGCGCTGGAGCAGCTGCTGGCAGAGGGCGGCAGCGGCACGGATGCGATGTGA
- a CDS encoding ArsC/Spx/MgsR family protein — protein sequence MSQLKVYQYPKCSTCRSAVKWLKNQGHELELRKLVADSGLELKKFFNTSGEVYKSLGLKDKLPLLSEQEQLELLAGNGMLIKRPVVTDGTKVTVGFKEAQYSEAWSA from the coding sequence ATGAGCCAACTGAAAGTCTATCAATATCCAAAATGCAGCACCTGCCGGAGCGCAGTCAAGTGGCTGAAGAACCAGGGGCATGAGCTGGAGCTGCGCAAGCTGGTCGCAGACAGCGGACTAGAGCTCAAAAAGTTCTTCAATACCAGCGGCGAGGTCTACAAGTCACTCGGACTGAAGGACAAGCTGCCGCTTCTCAGCGAGCAGGAGCAGCTGGAGCTGCTGGCAGGCAACGGCATGCTGATCAAGCGCCCGGTGGTCACTGACGGCACCAAGGTGACCGTCGGTTTCAAGGAAGCGCAATACAGCGAAGCCTGGTCCGCGTAG